One genomic window of Mucilaginibacter sp. SJ includes the following:
- a CDS encoding hybrid sensor histidine kinase/response regulator transcription factor → MYQNRIKFANESLLYFDTFESNQLLIIRRMFQQLKAFLLISFLCYSLAASAKGPGFPVRYLGIEDGLSNNAVTCITQDKYGFMWMGTYDGLNRYDGYTFKVFRNIWDDKNSLVNNHIKSIKACGGRIYAGTEKGLMYFDYVDSRFHALYCYNEKHQPVKIGFNINEIVADRLGNVFATNGTYGFLKFGKTDTIGKEILYDAKTKRFNTIAAQMDKQGTIWVLVNGVGLGRYDAATEKIKIVAPELAYAGCMTIDGKGKIIAGSGNELLMYDPVTLKTTRLDNGFNKVTSNNIFSLTTTKNGDIWIATNGGGIKVWNPAANTLTYINAGETPNSLRSDAVDAVYEDDESRIWIATLRGGVNIIDRKPASFHVFAHDAFNKNSVINNFILSFCEDKQHNVWIGTDGGGLNYWNIKTNTFTAYIHQNIPGSISSNFVVSILNDYTNKIWVATFNGGIDAFDNTTDRFKHYSCYNPVDKKEERNFWKLYEDSQHRLWAGSTWGGALFLYNRAKDQFELFDNNLVNIHALFEDHAGNLWAGNYSRLIKIDVQHKKHQIYFIGQAIRAITEDNKRNLWIGTEGGGLLQYNANTHQYKRYTESAGLPSNTVLNILVDNSGNLWCSTYNGLSNFNVTTEKITNYNASDGLQSNQFNYNAALKLASGKMLFGGIKGFNLFSPDSIAPYAHQPRLMLSDFKINNVSIELDSAYSPKLPLNEIKKVTIPFSQATLNISYTALEYSFPEKISYAYYLEGWDHGWNYVGKLKSAYFSRLNEGSYTLKIRATNTEGQWTAPPITIKIIVLPPWYRTWWAYIIYLSLIVAIGYAFYRYRLNQAGLRFKVKLANLQVEKEKELNEKKLTFFTNVSHEFRTPLTLIINPIKDLLNQNKGNTEELSTIYRNARRLLGLVDHLLLFRKTESENASLKVSRLNFVILCNEVYSCFIQQAKIKHIRYTLEGGLDAIEVYCDLEKIEIALFNLISNAIKFTPDRGIIHVVIEQDDTYVYFKVIDNGIGINTEAGDRLFDKFYQAKDKNYFRKGFGIGLYLVKVFIESHKGNISYSNNPDGGTTFVLALPKGKAHFSGEIIVDDVVPDYTYVNELISEDNKDVMPEDDDLAALELFSSARHTLIVIDDNDQIRTYIKKIFTPGYNVIEAQNGTTGLELIKKHIPDVIISDIVMDGISGLDLCRIVKEDQAISHIPVILLTGDTTPDIMLKSIDEGAIDFLRKPFDKELLIAKVKSVLRNKTELQNYFYKEVTKKSTGRSISQENKDFLNNCISVIEHYFTDDKFDVYVLAKEIGISYATLFKRLKNITGQSVNNFIRFVRLRKAAELLIQTNCNVNEAAFQVGFSDVKYFREQFFKQYGINPSDFIKKHRASFQISYRINEFEKNSSK, encoded by the coding sequence ATGTACCAAAACAGGATAAAATTTGCGAATGAAAGCCTGCTATATTTTGATACCTTTGAAAGCAACCAGTTATTGATTATACGGCGAATGTTTCAGCAATTAAAGGCCTTTTTGCTTATTTCTTTTTTGTGCTATTCTTTAGCAGCTTCAGCAAAAGGTCCTGGTTTTCCCGTTAGGTATTTGGGTATTGAAGATGGCCTTTCAAATAATGCGGTAACCTGTATTACGCAGGATAAATATGGCTTTATGTGGATGGGGACTTATGACGGTCTTAACCGCTATGACGGCTATACCTTTAAGGTTTTTCGGAATATTTGGGATGATAAAAATTCACTTGTCAATAACCACATCAAGTCCATCAAGGCCTGCGGCGGACGAATATATGCAGGAACTGAAAAAGGCCTGATGTATTTTGATTATGTCGATTCCCGCTTTCATGCGCTTTACTGCTATAATGAAAAACATCAGCCTGTTAAGATTGGGTTTAACATTAACGAAATAGTCGCCGACCGGTTGGGGAATGTTTTCGCTACCAATGGCACATACGGCTTCCTGAAATTTGGGAAAACAGATACCATTGGTAAAGAGATCCTGTATGATGCAAAAACAAAACGGTTTAATACCATTGCTGCCCAGATGGATAAGCAGGGCACTATCTGGGTCCTGGTAAATGGGGTTGGGCTTGGGAGGTACGATGCAGCAACTGAAAAGATAAAAATTGTAGCTCCTGAACTGGCATATGCAGGCTGTATGACCATTGATGGAAAGGGTAAAATAATTGCAGGCTCTGGTAACGAGTTGTTGATGTATGATCCCGTCACCCTGAAAACTACGAGGCTCGATAACGGGTTTAACAAAGTGACCAGCAACAATATTTTTAGCCTCACCACAACAAAAAACGGCGATATCTGGATTGCAACCAATGGAGGAGGAATCAAAGTTTGGAATCCTGCGGCCAATACGCTCACCTATATCAATGCAGGCGAAACACCTAATAGCTTACGCAGCGATGCTGTTGATGCTGTTTATGAGGATGATGAATCCCGGATCTGGATAGCGACCTTACGTGGCGGCGTAAACATTATTGACCGTAAGCCGGCCTCATTTCATGTATTTGCGCATGATGCTTTTAATAAAAATAGTGTTATCAATAATTTTATCCTGTCGTTTTGCGAAGATAAACAGCATAATGTATGGATTGGCACTGACGGCGGCGGGTTAAATTACTGGAACATTAAAACAAATACGTTTACTGCCTATATACATCAAAATATCCCGGGATCTATCAGCAGCAATTTTGTTGTAAGTATTTTAAACGACTATACCAACAAAATATGGGTGGCAACCTTTAACGGTGGCATTGATGCGTTTGATAATACAACCGACCGGTTTAAACATTATAGCTGTTATAACCCCGTAGATAAAAAAGAGGAACGGAACTTTTGGAAGCTTTATGAAGATTCGCAGCACCGCTTGTGGGCGGGCAGCACCTGGGGAGGTGCTTTGTTTTTATATAATCGTGCAAAAGACCAATTTGAACTTTTTGATAACAACCTGGTAAATATCCACGCGCTTTTTGAAGATCATGCGGGTAATTTATGGGCGGGAAATTATAGCCGTCTCATCAAAATAGATGTTCAGCATAAAAAACACCAGATTTATTTTATCGGCCAGGCCATCAGGGCTATTACCGAAGATAATAAACGCAATTTATGGATTGGTACCGAAGGCGGAGGCCTGCTTCAATATAATGCCAACACCCATCAGTATAAAAGATACACGGAATCGGCCGGCTTACCCAGTAATACTGTGCTGAATATATTGGTTGATAACAGCGGGAATTTATGGTGCAGTACTTATAACGGCCTTTCTAACTTTAATGTAACAACGGAAAAGATCACCAATTACAACGCATCTGATGGATTACAAAGTAACCAGTTTAATTACAACGCGGCCTTAAAACTGGCATCGGGCAAAATGTTGTTCGGCGGTATAAAAGGGTTTAATTTGTTCTCGCCTGATAGTATTGCCCCTTACGCGCACCAGCCCCGGCTCATGCTTTCTGATTTTAAAATAAACAATGTATCAATTGAACTCGATAGTGCATATAGCCCAAAACTGCCGTTAAATGAAATAAAGAAAGTAACTATCCCGTTTAGCCAGGCTACGCTGAACATCAGTTACACAGCGCTTGAATATTCATTTCCCGAAAAGATCTCCTACGCCTATTACCTTGAGGGCTGGGACCATGGCTGGAATTATGTAGGCAAACTAAAGTCGGCCTATTTTTCGCGTCTCAATGAAGGCTCCTATACACTGAAAATCAGGGCCACCAATACAGAAGGACAGTGGACAGCGCCACCCATCACCATTAAAATTATTGTTTTGCCACCATGGTACCGCACCTGGTGGGCCTATATAATTTATCTGTCATTAATAGTTGCTATAGGCTACGCGTTTTACAGATACAGATTAAACCAGGCCGGGCTCAGGTTTAAGGTAAAGCTCGCCAACCTGCAGGTGGAGAAAGAAAAGGAACTTAATGAAAAGAAGCTGACCTTCTTTACCAACGTATCGCACGAATTCAGGACCCCGTTAACGCTTATTATCAACCCCATCAAAGATCTTCTTAATCAAAATAAAGGCAATACCGAAGAGCTGAGCACAATTTACCGCAATGCGCGCCGACTGCTTGGTTTGGTTGATCATTTGCTGCTTTTCAGAAAAACCGAAAGCGAAAATGCTTCGCTGAAGGTGAGCAGATTAAATTTTGTGATTTTGTGTAACGAGGTTTATTCGTGCTTTATTCAGCAAGCCAAAATTAAACATATTCGTTATACCCTTGAGGGCGGATTAGATGCCATTGAGGTATACTGCGACCTGGAAAAGATAGAAATAGCTTTGTTTAACCTCATTTCAAACGCTATAAAGTTTACTCCGGATAGGGGAATTATCCATGTTGTAATTGAACAGGACGATACTTATGTATATTTTAAAGTAATTGATAATGGTATAGGCATCAATACGGAAGCCGGCGACAGACTGTTTGATAAATTTTACCAGGCAAAGGATAAAAACTATTTCCGTAAGGGTTTTGGGATAGGCTTATACCTGGTTAAGGTTTTTATTGAAAGTCATAAAGGTAATATCAGCTACTCCAACAATCCCGATGGGGGTACCACCTTTGTGCTTGCGTTACCGAAGGGTAAAGCACATTTTTCGGGAGAGATTATCGTTGACGATGTTGTACCTGATTATACTTATGTAAATGAGCTTATTAGCGAAGATAACAAAGATGTTATGCCGGAAGACGATGACCTGGCAGCGTTGGAGCTATTCAGCTCGGCCAGGCATACACTTATAGTGATTGATGACAATGACCAGATCCGTACATACATCAAAAAGATTTTTACTCCCGGATATAACGTAATTGAGGCCCAGAACGGTACCACGGGCCTCGAACTTATCAAGAAGCATATTCCCGATGTAATTATAAGCGATATTGTAATGGACGGCATTAGCGGGCTTGATTTGTGCCGGATTGTTAAAGAAGACCAGGCCATAAGCCATATCCCAGTTATCCTTTTAACCGGGGATACAACGCCCGATATTATGCTAAAAAGTATAGACGAGGGAGCTATTGACTTTTTACGCAAACCCTTTGATAAAGAATTACTCATAGCAAAGGTAAAAAGCGTGTTGCGCAATAAAACTGAGCTTCAGAATTACTTTTATAAGGAGGTTACCAAGAAAAGCACCGGTCGAAGTATTTCGCAGGAGAATAAAGACTTTCTGAACAATTGTATTTCGGTGATTGAGCATTATTTTACCGACGATAAGTTTGATGTATATGTGCTGGCTAAGGAGATCGGGATCAGCTATGCAACCTTATTTAAACGTCTTAAAAATATCACAGGGCAATCGGTCAATAACTTTATCCGTTTTGTACGCCTGCGCAAAGCTGCCGAATTACTCATTCAAACCAATTGTAATGTTAACGAAGCCGCGTTCCAGGTTGGCTTTAGCGATGTGAAATATTTTCGCGAACAATTCTTCAAACAATATGGGATCAACCCGTCTGATTTTATCAAAAAACACCGCGCCAGTTTTCAAATTTCGTATCGCATAAACGAGTTTGAGAAAAACTCTTCTAAATAG
- a CDS encoding 7TM diverse intracellular signaling domain-containing protein: MTKYLFIFYLSLWTLTSRAQNILRVDKSVQQHKFTLNEIKYLQDSTGKLTFRNIQEMSSSFTENSSYYPSNHHKNSTYWFRVRMYFSEPVNNNSIIELFDQTTDEVTAYMPDAAGNYIKNESGANLNFNSRLFHHKNFEFLIGDTKPGYHTYYFRIKSHNAVNVIIVYRTINYFIHYALNEYLTYGLFYGMILIFCFHNLLMFLAVKKKQYLYYVFYILSVGLYEMSADGIAFQYLWPGAPALNNYGNGTALYFTSICALIFSKELLQVKTKAPQFNRLINYVLLLRTTYFLYCLIFNNSLFVYKFVEVIPLSLAFATGVYIYKNGYKPARFFVLAYSILFVGFIVKAFTALGYAYFLPAPISYYSLSFCFIIEMVLLSFAIGDQVRILRKEKDAAHEETIRQMHLNSQLKDSINEELERQVEIRTHELVEKSNEVRQQSQIIENQNKELLRANEQLEKQAGEILRMNVLLEKDNVQLKTNIEKVTESRALSTELGYEEFSAKYPDQETCFKFLSALKWKDGFICTRCSNTTYCAGRLPHSRRCTKCSYEESALHNTIFQNSRIPINKAFYLTYLIYSTNGTISSHQLSEKLDIRQSTCWTYAIRIKKVLQEKKKSRKKNDQQGWTVLVM; the protein is encoded by the coding sequence TTGACTAAGTATTTATTTATTTTTTATTTAAGCCTGTGGACACTTACTTCTCGTGCTCAAAATATACTCAGGGTTGATAAAAGCGTTCAGCAACATAAGTTTACCCTTAACGAGATAAAATACCTGCAGGATAGCACCGGGAAGCTAACTTTCCGGAATATACAGGAAATGAGCTCCTCTTTTACCGAAAACAGCTCATACTACCCCAGCAATCACCATAAAAACTCCACCTACTGGTTCCGCGTACGGATGTACTTTAGTGAACCCGTAAACAACAACAGTATCATTGAGCTGTTTGATCAAACAACTGATGAGGTAACAGCTTATATGCCTGATGCGGCAGGCAACTATATCAAAAATGAATCGGGCGCTAATCTTAATTTCAACAGCAGGCTTTTTCATCATAAAAACTTTGAGTTTCTGATCGGGGATACCAAACCTGGCTATCATACTTATTATTTCAGGATCAAATCGCACAATGCAGTAAACGTTATCATAGTTTACCGTACCATTAATTACTTTATCCATTATGCGCTTAATGAATACTTAACCTACGGCCTGTTTTATGGTATGATCCTCATTTTTTGTTTCCATAACCTGCTCATGTTCCTGGCAGTTAAAAAGAAACAATACCTGTACTACGTATTTTACATTTTAAGCGTAGGCCTTTACGAAATGAGTGCCGATGGCATCGCGTTCCAATATTTATGGCCGGGGGCACCAGCTTTGAATAATTACGGAAACGGCACCGCCCTATATTTCACCAGTATTTGTGCCTTGATATTCAGCAAGGAGTTATTGCAGGTTAAAACAAAAGCTCCACAGTTTAACAGACTAATCAATTATGTGTTATTACTGCGCACTACCTATTTTCTGTACTGTCTTATCTTCAACAATTCGCTGTTTGTATATAAGTTTGTTGAAGTGATCCCGCTATCGCTGGCTTTTGCTACCGGTGTGTATATCTATAAAAACGGCTACAAGCCGGCCCGCTTCTTTGTGCTGGCCTACTCGATTTTGTTTGTAGGATTTATAGTGAAAGCGTTTACCGCCCTTGGTTATGCTTACTTTTTGCCCGCCCCTATAAGTTACTATAGCCTTAGTTTTTGCTTTATTATTGAGATGGTGCTGTTATCATTTGCCATTGGCGATCAGGTAAGGATCCTGCGGAAAGAGAAGGATGCAGCCCATGAAGAAACCATACGGCAAATGCATTTGAACAGCCAGTTGAAGGATTCGATAAATGAGGAATTGGAGCGTCAGGTTGAAATCCGCACGCATGAACTGGTTGAAAAATCAAACGAGGTGAGGCAACAAAGCCAGATCATCGAAAACCAAAACAAAGAATTGTTACGGGCCAACGAGCAGTTGGAAAAGCAGGCCGGTGAAATATTAAGAATGAATGTTTTACTTGAAAAAGATAATGTTCAGCTCAAAACCAATATTGAAAAGGTTACCGAATCACGCGCGTTATCTACAGAGCTTGGCTATGAAGAATTCAGCGCTAAATATCCCGATCAGGAAACCTGCTTTAAATTCCTGTCGGCTTTAAAATGGAAAGATGGCTTTATTTGCACCCGGTGTTCGAATACAACCTACTGTGCCGGAAGGTTGCCGCACAGCCGCCGGTGTACCAAATGCAGTTATGAAGAATCGGCCCTGCATAACACCATATTTCAAAACAGCCGCATTCCGATTAATAAGGCTTTTTACCTCACTTATCTTATTTACAGCACCAACGGCACCATATCTTCGCACCAATTATCTGAAAAGCTCGATATCAGGCAAAGCACCTGCTGGACCTATGCCATCCGCATAAAAAAGGTATTGCAGGAAAAGAAAAAATCACGCAAGAAGAATGATCAGCAAGGATGGACGGTGCTGGTGATGTGA
- a CDS encoding RagB/SusD family nutrient uptake outer membrane protein: MKKINKNTMAAALTAATIFITGGCTKRADLYPQAPSKFTPDVTYTSPAAFKAALATLNVSVRFEYFGDSAPLLTESIFTDAAVEGTTDKTTPAQDLNARITPTANLNSDDYNKIGRYWSAWYQGIHDCNVILSRLDNIKWSSDADKNLVKATALFHRAYRYYRLVHEFGDVPLLLKEETAVNTGYFSTQRIVILKQMKTDLEFAVANLTDANAKGDISKGGAAHLLAKVDLALGLFDDAIAAANVAINGPYHLMTNRFGIVAGDASKNIIWDLHRPENKALGTNAEALYVVLDRETLDGATPNGSQVMRNCVPMWHNGTILTPGALKPGISDKVTEEFPLTLWYGRGIGRLRGTPYATKYIWTDNTDLRHAPGNWMNMTDLVYNSPAIKTSDPAWYGKHLEQYTEANVKQRFLNGAKDTIRAWFGWPHYKVFIGSGPIALDKWWSPPRGTNTDWYVFRLAETYLLRAEAYVWKGQTAFAMDDINKVRARANAQLLTDPGKVNIGTILDERQRELYWEEPRKTELTRIAFIFAQTGIAAYNGKSYNVANFSTSNFFYDRIMEKNDFYKNPNVVTNSGNHFTISPYHVLWPIPQSEIDLNVNGHINQSKGYAGAETNIPPLDKIVP, encoded by the coding sequence ATGAAAAAGATAAACAAAAACACCATGGCTGCGGCTTTAACAGCGGCAACCATATTTATAACCGGGGGCTGTACCAAGCGGGCTGATCTGTATCCGCAGGCACCTTCAAAATTTACACCCGACGTAACTTATACTTCACCTGCTGCTTTTAAAGCCGCTTTAGCTACGCTAAATGTAAGCGTCAGGTTTGAATACTTTGGCGACTCGGCCCCGTTGCTTACTGAATCGATATTTACTGATGCCGCAGTTGAAGGTACTACCGATAAAACCACGCCGGCACAGGATCTGAACGCGCGGATCACCCCTACCGCAAACTTAAACAGTGACGACTATAACAAGATAGGTCGCTACTGGAGCGCATGGTACCAAGGCATCCATGATTGTAACGTTATTTTATCGAGGCTGGATAACATTAAATGGTCTTCAGACGCCGATAAAAACCTGGTAAAAGCGACAGCTTTATTTCACCGGGCTTACCGCTACTATCGTTTAGTACATGAGTTTGGTGATGTGCCATTGCTGCTAAAAGAAGAAACCGCGGTAAACACAGGCTACTTCAGCACGCAGCGTATCGTTATCCTGAAGCAAATGAAAACAGACCTGGAGTTCGCTGTAGCTAATCTTACCGATGCGAACGCTAAAGGCGATATCTCCAAAGGCGGCGCTGCCCACCTTTTAGCTAAAGTTGATCTGGCACTTGGTTTATTTGATGATGCCATTGCAGCCGCCAACGTTGCCATCAACGGCCCATATCACCTCATGACCAATCGTTTTGGTATAGTTGCGGGCGATGCATCTAAAAACATCATCTGGGACCTTCACCGCCCCGAAAACAAGGCTTTGGGAACAAACGCCGAAGCTTTATATGTAGTGCTTGACCGCGAAACACTTGACGGCGCTACACCAAACGGATCGCAGGTGATGAGGAACTGTGTGCCTATGTGGCATAACGGTACTATTCTTACTCCCGGAGCGCTGAAACCGGGCATTTCAGATAAAGTAACCGAAGAATTTCCGCTTACTTTATGGTATGGCCGTGGTATTGGCCGCTTACGCGGTACGCCTTACGCTACCAAATACATCTGGACAGATAATACCGACTTAAGGCACGCTCCCGGAAACTGGATGAACATGACTGACCTGGTTTACAATAGCCCGGCCATTAAAACCTCCGATCCTGCATGGTATGGTAAGCATCTTGAGCAATATACCGAGGCAAATGTTAAGCAACGCTTCCTAAATGGAGCAAAAGATACCATCCGCGCCTGGTTTGGCTGGCCGCATTACAAAGTGTTTATTGGTTCGGGCCCTATCGCGCTTGATAAATGGTGGAGCCCGCCGCGTGGTACCAACACCGACTGGTATGTTTTCCGCTTAGCCGAAACTTACCTGTTGCGCGCCGAAGCCTATGTATGGAAAGGCCAAACCGCATTTGCTATGGATGATATCAACAAAGTAAGGGCACGTGCAAATGCACAATTGTTAACAGATCCGGGCAAAGTTAATATCGGCACTATACTTGACGAACGCCAAAGAGAACTGTATTGGGAGGAGCCACGTAAAACTGAGCTTACCCGGATCGCTTTCATCTTTGCGCAAACAGGAATTGCCGCTTATAACGGAAAAAGCTATAATGTAGCTAATTTTTCAACAAGCAACTTCTTTTACGACAGGATCATGGAGAAGAACGACTTTTACAAAAACCCTAACGTTGTAACCAATTCGGGTAATCACTTCACCATTTCACCATATCACGTTTTATGGCCTATCCCGCAAAGCGAAATCGATCTGAATGTAAATGGTCATATTAACCAAAGCAAAGGATACGCAGGTGCGGAAACCAATATCCCCCCGCTTGATAAAATAGTCCCTTAA
- a CDS encoding SusC/RagA family TonB-linked outer membrane protein, producing the protein MKKKITLIFVLLITILTRSLAQDVTVKGIVKDSQGLPIPGATVKNKSTGAVTVTDLKGSYSITANSNATLVFSFVGSATQEQPVNGRTTIDVTLADANKQLEEVVVIGYGTRAVKDVTGAISSVKAEKLENEHPASATDIIRGNIPGISVALNTSAKGGGTGDLQIRGKASLSGNVQPVIVLDGVIYPGQLADINPNDIDRVDVLRDPSALAVYGAQSAGGVVAITTKKGKKGGTQITLNANFGIAQLLQNQKYYTGDGFLNWRADGARSSNTSNPYYYYSNPNKLPDGVTLAQFLNGATGDPTTIWLQRLGLFPNEIANYQAGKMTDWSKLIFRNGFRQDYTGSFSGSSETVKYYVSGNYTKNQNLIQGGQYTDGRFRVNLEGKAAKFLTLGVNAQFASRDEGAASTPLSGQGIDATEADWTQIINSSPYGDVYNADGSLRRIDTDDSGLNQRNPFLGNRYNQNVAVQNTLFSVLFARLDLPFGIKYTVNYAPTIESYRNFFFRPVANPNELSGGTAIRTQENRYRYNLDNILSWNKTFGIHSFDATFLLNKEKYQTWYTNASNTQLTPTDILGYHNIGAGNLPVESSDDRIYNADAIMGRINYTLLGRYIVTATVRRDGFSAFGLQNPREVYPSAAVAWVFSDESFMKGDAFKWLDYGKLRFSYGANGNRTSTTTADPSISLAVLGGVKYPTANNSGTVINNSGIYVSTLQNAQLKWERTVGPNIGLDFTILHNRLSGSIDVYDRKTTDLLVKRSILDVQGYNSSGDLVGGANNSNPYTNIGQVNNKGFEISLDGKIIKSENFNWNASGTFFLNRNKIVHLYGAFPVTDANGVTTNVEKDDIGNGWFIGHDINAVWDYRILGVWKTADATEAAKYGAKPGDFKLQDVNGDFKFTNDDKQFLGSTNPRFSWSLRNDFNFLKHFDVSFLLVSSIGQLRQYNQALNNPGSVGFARMNSYVLPYWTPDNEIDDYARLNSGSSGTTINVWRKASFVRLQTASIGYTFSPQLIKRLGISSAKLFVNASNAAVFSSWPLWDPQNGGPTPRYLSAGFNVVF; encoded by the coding sequence ATGAAGAAAAAAATTACGCTAATTTTTGTTTTACTTATTACAATACTAACACGGTCCTTAGCACAGGACGTTACCGTGAAAGGTATTGTTAAAGACAGCCAGGGCCTGCCAATACCTGGTGCCACTGTAAAAAACAAGTCAACAGGTGCAGTGACAGTTACGGATTTAAAAGGCAGCTATTCTATCACAGCCAACAGCAACGCTACACTTGTTTTCAGCTTTGTGGGTTCGGCCACACAAGAGCAGCCAGTTAATGGACGCACAACTATTGATGTAACACTGGCCGATGCTAACAAACAATTGGAAGAAGTTGTAGTAATAGGCTACGGCACACGTGCCGTTAAAGATGTTACCGGTGCCATCAGCAGTGTTAAGGCCGAGAAATTAGAAAACGAGCACCCAGCCAGTGCCACCGACATTATCAGAGGAAATATCCCGGGAATTTCGGTTGCTTTGAATACCTCGGCCAAAGGCGGCGGTACCGGCGACCTGCAGATCAGGGGTAAAGCCTCTCTTTCGGGCAATGTTCAGCCTGTTATCGTATTGGATGGTGTTATTTATCCCGGCCAGCTGGCTGATATCAACCCTAACGATATCGACCGTGTTGATGTACTCCGCGACCCAAGCGCACTTGCGGTATATGGTGCTCAATCGGCAGGCGGCGTTGTAGCTATCACTACCAAAAAAGGAAAAAAAGGCGGCACTCAAATCACCTTAAATGCCAACTTTGGCATTGCTCAATTGTTGCAAAATCAAAAATATTACACCGGCGACGGCTTTCTTAACTGGCGTGCCGACGGTGCCCGCAGCTCCAATACTTCAAACCCGTACTATTACTACAGCAACCCTAACAAACTACCTGATGGTGTAACGCTTGCCCAATTCCTTAATGGCGCTACAGGCGATCCAACTACCATCTGGCTACAGCGTTTGGGTTTATTCCCGAACGAGATTGCCAACTACCAGGCTGGTAAAATGACCGACTGGTCAAAACTGATCTTCCGCAATGGCTTCCGTCAGGATTATACCGGCAGCTTTTCGGGAAGTTCAGAAACCGTTAAATACTATGTATCGGGCAACTATACTAAAAACCAAAACCTGATCCAGGGCGGTCAATATACCGATGGCCGTTTCCGAGTAAACCTCGAAGGCAAAGCTGCTAAATTTTTAACCCTTGGTGTAAATGCGCAATTTGCAAGCCGCGATGAAGGTGCAGCCAGCACCCCGCTCAGTGGCCAGGGTATTGATGCTACCGAAGCCGACTGGACGCAGATCATTAACTCATCTCCTTATGGAGATGTGTACAATGCCGATGGTTCATTACGCCGTATCGATACCGATGATAGTGGTTTGAATCAGCGTAACCCATTCCTCGGGAACCGCTACAATCAAAACGTGGCTGTTCAAAACACCTTATTCTCCGTACTTTTTGCCCGTTTGGATCTTCCTTTCGGTATTAAGTATACGGTGAATTATGCGCCAACCATAGAATCATATAGGAACTTCTTTTTCCGCCCCGTAGCTAATCCTAACGAGCTTTCGGGTGGTACTGCTATCCGTACTCAGGAAAACCGTTACAGGTACAACCTCGATAACATATTAAGCTGGAACAAAACATTTGGCATCCATAGCTTTGATGCAACCTTCCTGCTTAACAAAGAAAAGTATCAAACCTGGTATACCAATGCTTCAAACACGCAGTTAACACCAACTGATATTTTGGGCTACCACAACATCGGTGCAGGTAACTTACCTGTAGAAAGCAGCGATGACCGAATTTATAATGCCGATGCCATCATGGGCAGGATCAATTATACCTTATTAGGCAGATACATTGTTACCGCCACCGTACGCCGCGACGGTTTCTCAGCATTTGGTTTGCAGAACCCTCGGGAGGTATATCCTTCGGCAGCAGTAGCATGGGTATTCAGTGATGAAAGCTTCATGAAAGGTGACGCTTTTAAATGGCTTGACTATGGTAAATTACGTTTCAGCTACGGTGCAAACGGTAACCGTACATCTACAACCACTGCCGACCCATCTATCTCGTTGGCTGTATTGGGCGGCGTTAAATATCCAACGGCAAACAACTCGGGTACAGTTATCAACAACAGTGGTATTTATGTAAGCACCCTGCAAAACGCTCAGTTGAAATGGGAACGTACCGTAGGCCCTAATATTGGTTTGGATTTCACCATACTGCATAACAGATTAAGCGGTTCAATAGATGTTTATGACCGTAAAACTACCGACCTGCTGGTTAAACGAAGTATTCTTGATGTTCAGGGCTACAACTCATCGGGCGATTTAGTTGGTGGGGCTAACAATTCCAACCCATACACCAACATCGGCCAGGTTAACAACAAGGGGTTTGAAATTTCATTGGATGGCAAGATCATCAAAAGCGAAAACTTTAACTGGAATGCCAGCGGAACGTTTTTCTTAAACCGCAACAAAATTGTTCACCTGTATGGTGCATTCCCGGTTACCGATGCCAATGGTGTTACTACTAATGTCGAAAAAGATGATATAGGCAACGGCTGGTTCATTGGTCACGATATAAACGCTGTTTGGGATTACAGGATCCTGGGTGTTTGGAAAACCGCCGATGCTACTGAAGCAGCTAAATACGGCGCTAAACCCGGTGATTTTAAACTACAGGACGTAAACGGCGATTTTAAATTCACTAATGATGATAAGCAATTTCTGGGTTCAACCAATCCACGCTTTAGCTGGTCGTTACGCAATGATTTCAATTTCCTTAAACATTTCGATGTATCGTTCCTGCTGGTATCAAGCATTGGTCAGTTAAGACAATACAACCAGGCATTAAACAACCCCGGCAGCGTAGGCTTTGCGCGTATGAATTCATACGTATTACCTTACTGGACACCTGATAACGAAATTGATGATTATGCCCGCTTAAACTCAGGTTCATCAGGCACAACTATTAACGTTTGGCGTAAAGCTTCGTTTGTAAGGCTGCAAACCGCTTCTATCGGCTACACTTTCAGTCCGCAGCTTATCAAACGCCTGGGCATATCAAGCGCCAAATTATTTGTAAATGCAAGCAATGCCGCTGTGTTTTCAAGCTGGCCGCTTTGGGACCCGCAAAACGGCGGTCCTACTCCAAGATATTTATCAGCCGGGTTTAACGTAGTTTTTTAA